The genomic stretch CAATTATATCCAAGTACTTCTGCTCAGTGTTATTTAGCACGTCCGTAAGGTATCGGAAAGACTCCAACAAAAGGGATTTGTCCTTACCAATATAAGAGATGGCTTTTGAGTAGATAGGATCTACTATGCAAATTACAtttatcatattttttAGGCCTCTTACCATCGCTGAGTTTGCTGAGCCTTCTAAAGTATTCGTATTCGATTTTCCATTTTCCAATGGAATTTCCACTGTTGTCCATTCGCTGCTCAGACCTCCACTGTTATTTGTCAAAGCATCTCCAATGAAATCTCCGCTCAAAGAGTCATTAGCAACAATATGATTGATATACTTTTGAGGCTGGATACATTTCCTAAATATCTCTGATATAGCTGCCTggaatttgaaagaaacAACATTTCTTATGAGCAAATAGACAAAGTGCTGAAGTTCAGAATCTTTAATTGAtgatatttcttcaaataaagatgaGACAATTTTGCAAGCAAATGATTCGCtttctaatatattcttGTTTATGGAAAAAAGAACTCTAACAGTCTCCACGCTGGAACGAGCAGTTATCTTATCTGCATCGTGGAATGATGGAAGGATATGTTGGCACAATGGTCTTAAACAGTACGCTGGAATGCAGCTCGCCAAATTATACAATAAGTCCAGATAAGTGGGCGGAAGAATCAGAGATTGGATATCTGAAAGTATTTTTTGTTGGTCCCCCGTTGGCTCGccatttattcttttttgatCGTTTTCAGATTCAACTTCCAAgttattagaaaatgaagcCCAAGACATTCTGTTATTTGAATACTTAAGGCTATCATCCGCTCCAAAATCAATCACCATTATTTGTGACAAATCAATTTTCTGAGTCCATATACATCTCTTCATACATTCTTTAATACATTCAAAGGCTATTAAGCGTACATATAGACAGGAATCACATGTTCTACCCAAAACTAGAGCTATACAATGCATCCAAGAAACCCATGTTCCTTTTGGTGGAACTCCTTCAGagtttttattattaaacaagACAGAATCATTTTCAGGCTTTTGGATGATTTGGGATTGCTGGAATATTTCAACAAGAGGGGCCTCACACAGCAAGCAATACACAACATGGATGCAAATGCACCTTAATACTGAAGAAGTTGATGTAGCTGCAAGTCCAAGTAGACCCTCAAGAAGATGAGTTAGTCCTGCCCAAGAAGGCATGTGCGACTTATATATGCTCAGATATAGCCTATCAAGAGATTCAAGTATTTTGAATACTGAAACCTCAGAGCTACTAGATGGGACAGAAGAGtcttcaataatattcatCATCTCTTCCAACCTGTATCCTCcatcaataatattcaatgAAGGAGTTGGAAGATTGAATGTATCAATATTCCTTTTGTAAAATATCGAGAAATCCTCTCTTGTTAAACATCTGAACTGAATCCTAGAAGATACAGTTACCAAAATAGTCAGACAAGAGCTAAGAACCAAAGGGATATGTTGCGGTAAAAGCGGAGAAGGGAATGATATTAGTGATATAGAAGCATCCAATGCATCTAGCAGAAGCTTATTAAAGACAACCGAATTTGCCTGGCTGTTTGTATTTCCAGTAGCGGAATTATTGTTactatttgataaattacCTGAACTAGAGATTAGACCACCACTAGTTCCAGTTGTTGTATTATTTCCTGTTGTATTTCCGCTTGTTGTATTGACATTTGAATTGTTTCCGGAATTCATTGTGTTAGCAGGGCCTATATTAGCACTCCCAGTAGCTGTGTTGTTTGATGTATTAAGGTTAATATTACTCAAGTTCTTGGTTTGACCAGAAGTTCCAAGACTATTGGGGAAAGTATTGGATATTCCAGAAGGCTGTTGAGTTGAAGATGATATATTCGAATTAATCTTTGAATCGACAGAAGTAAGTCCGCTTATTTCAGTGGAGCCACTACCCGAAAAAGAGTTAGTTTGTTTAAATGTGTCAGAAAGCCTCTTATTTCCATCATGAGAACTTTTTGACAGAGAATTACCATTCTGAATTCCGTTGTAATGGTATCTGGCCAATCCTATTTTAGCTCCGCCTGGTGAGATTTCAATAGAAGAACAGCTATCTCCAAAAGAACCATTCCTGCTGTTAATCCCCAAGctattcttatttttcatATAGCTAAGGTTTGAAATCACATTCTTTAAGGCAGGGTTTGCAGAGATAGTGCTGCTGCCTAGATTGGGAGACATATCTAAAGATGAGCAGAAAACATCTGAAAAATTAACATTTCCAGAATCTGAAATCATATGTGGGTTTTCACTTAGAACCGATAAGACAGAAAGAGTCAAATTAAAAGGACCAAACTTTGCATCTTCGCTTTCCGAATATTGATTAGAGCCACGTCCTAGCTTTTCTGAAGATGGAATTTCCCCACAAGGAGTATCAAAATCATTTATTGTGTTAATAGTTCCCAAATCTTCATGTGAATACTCCAGACTTTCAAAACTACCTATGGAAATATCTCTATACTTCACCATGCTTCTAATGTAGGAACCAGAGGGATCTGTGTGAATCCTTtgagaagaaattgaaCTAGATGTGCTGTATGGCATTCCAGATGCAGCCTTGAGCAATAACATAGAGTTTAGGGGAGCAGGTGGGAGTTCGATACTAGCTGAAAATACAATAATGGTGAGCAAATATGGGAATATACGATCTCTAAAAGAGCTGAATAGTTCCAAGGAAATGTCTCCACAGTCAAGCCCATAAATACCCTTTTTGAGTTTGGTATTTCCTTCTCCAGAATGGAATCTACTGAGAACTGAATTAATTCTAGATGACAAAGTAAGCTCTTGATTACTCTCAGAAGAGGACAATGCCTGAAAAGCTACTTGGATTGCCTTCAATGCGGAGCATTGTAATTGTAATTCTTTCTCCTCCTTTACAGCAGTTTCTAGTACTTGAAGTATTTTTCTTACAGTTTCTGTGGCAGAATTGAATAATAGAATTGGTACTTCTCCTATCGAATGACCAAGTGAAAGGATTAGTGTAGATCTGAGTTGTTCTGCTTGTACAACCGCTAATGATTTTCCGAAAAAGCTAAAAGCCCCAGAGCGCTTGTTCGCTGCATCTGACCTAATTAAATCCAATAGATACTCAGATATATGAACGAAATGGTTCTGGTGACTACTTGCATACCCAATACCCCTGCCACAGCTTCTTTGCAATATAGTTGAGTTGATTCCAATGGCATGGAAGAAATGTTGAAGATCAGAAAATCGCTTAGAAAGatctttgaatatttgaatctcATTTGAACTTAATAAATCTTTGCTTAGTTCACCGCCGCTTCTACCCTGTGATCCAGCCAAACTCCCTCCAGATGCAGCTGCAACATTAGTCACGTTAGattcatttgaattaataatatcaggAGTTAGTAGTCCATcaagaatatttgaaataagaGTTTCTCTCAAAAAGTTTAAATTTGTTTCCTCCGGCTTTTCAGAATCTGAAGATTCATGTGAGCTAATTTCTCTTAATAAAAGCCCTAATAGAGAATACATTCCTGCTCTCTGAAGCTCTGTAGGAGTTTCAGAacttttttgtaatttatCAGACCTAATGTCTTTGCAGGCAGAAAACAAAGCTAATAACAGATTGGTCAATGTATCGTTAACAATATCAGAGCTTTTAATTCCGGCTTTATGTTCCTTCTCAGCTTCTCCAGTAGATGAATCTGTCTTTTTTGTTAGCAAGTCTTGCCTTTCAACTTGATTTAATGGACTGGATGAAACTCCACCACCAGAAATCCCTGAAAATATATAGGAAATGCACTCATCAACAAGTGGAAACCAACAGTcaatatcaatttttgaCGAGAGGTTAGATATTTCACTTGCTTCATGTAATGAATTTGAGAATGTTTGAGCAGAAACGCAATTTTGAGAATCTTTAACTTTTGCGGGAGATATTATTGTGTCAGCTATCTCTATAAGTGATTGAAGTCGTTGGGAAGGAATACAAGCCCAAATACAGCTTGGAGTGGAAACTACCATTGGAGATATCCATTGAAGGCATTGGAGTGACCAATATGCGAGTACACCATTATAAATATGAGGATCATGTGCATACATGCAAAgccaaataaaaattttgaatggGTCGCTAACTGTTAAATATTTCGTACTTTGAAACTTAAATGCTCTGATAAACACCTCCGGTGTTGTCTTTCGATACAGGTTCTGGCAGGATTTAGACAGTGATTCGCAAACGGTAGGCATAGCAGATCCAAGCTTCAAGTGATTAACAGCgtcaattaataatggcCACAGCAAATCTGGAACTAATGCTGTTAACTCTTCAGATAAAATTAACTGCGCATTACACCTGAGATCCCAAAGGCTCGGAGGATAAATCACAGGTATTTTAGTTCCCTCGCACCCCTGAATTGTCTTAAGGTAATCTGCCTTTTGTCTTTGTAAATGTCTTAAGTGTTCATTCTTAGCTTTTTGTTCAGGAACTGCAAGCAATCTTAGAAAATATGTTAACATTTCTGCTGAAGAAGGGGATGGTGAAATCcaaatatctttatttcCGCCTTTATTTGTTAAATGAATACCTTCTTGCTCTTCTGATTCATTCGCTCCTTGCTCAGTCTTTGAACTTCCTTTTCCTAAATCTTCAACAATAGAACATTCTGAAGTTGCGCCAATATGCAAAAATCCGTGTTGGGATAGCTCGCAAATTATTCTGCATAATATAAATGCTATCGAATAGTCCAATCCCTGTTCAAGAGTGGTTCTGGCGAGTCGAAACATAAGGCATCCAAAAGGCGAATTAGAGTTTTCTGCAACTGTAATCTCAGATTCACCGATTCTAGAAACTTTTTCAAATGgaatatcttcaataaCATTACTTAATATGAACATTGTCGAGAGACGATTAGCTGACTttatatcaatattttcaaataaaaaccTAATTACTGTTTCTCGAGTATTGTCTTGTTTAATTAGAGACTTCCAACACAAAATTAGTTCATAATGAGCAGTAATAATTTCTCTTACTGCTTGTATATCCCAGCAAAAGTACTTAAGTCCATTCTTTGATTCAAAAAGCTCTTTTTCAATTACAACTCCTTCATTTGAAGTATCAGTATAAGCTGTGTGCCCAGGTAATATTGCAGGAGCATAAAGTCTATGGAAAATAGCGCAATACTGAGTAAGCACATTTAATAGCGAGCTGATCGTATCTTGGTCTTGGAAGACACTACTAAAGATGCAGTGGCATCTATCTAGAAAAAGCTTAAATCCTGAAAGAATGGAATAATGTAGTGATACTGCAATTGTTTCAGatttactatttaaaaGTGGTGTGAGAGCTGAAGCCGCAACTGCATGGTACTGTCTCCACCTAACAGTATAAATGTTGTTTTGTAGTAGATCTTcacatttattattttccttGAGAGGTTCTGAAAACACGCCGACAAAAGTTGGAAAATATTTGCTTTTCTTACTCaataaagaattcaaaatttgaagataGACTGAAAGAAGCTTTGGAGCATGTTGCTTTAACTGCTCATCATCAATTACTTGAGCAAGGTGGCCAAGAGTCTCCAAAGTTGgaaatgaaagaaaaaaagctTCTTTGTCTTTTTGTATTGCTGGAACCCAATCATTTAGAAGTGCATCAAAGGCCGTTCCAATTAACCCAGCAAGCGCTGCCCTCTCTATGCTACTGCTTCTAAGTGCGTCTGCAACATCTGCTAAACAACGAACAAGTTCTAcctttgaaataaaattgacGGATGTGTTCTTAGATCCAGAATCCCCACTGGCAGCTTTGTGTAAAAGTGAGAGTAACTCCACTATTATATCATGGCCTTTTCTACAAACTAATTCTGGGAAAATCTTAGAAATTGCAGAAATCGCAACAAGAGCCGAAGATACCCCACCGCTTGAACAATTTGTACGTGACTCTTCAGCAACAATAAGAAGAATCTCAATTAGTTTGTCtggaattaaaaatacCAAGCTAACAATTACCTGTAGAAGTGCAACTCTTCTTGGATCattattcttcaaaaatatgTATTCGTTCAGCACAAATCTGGTAAGACCCTCAAAAAACTCAATATCTTCTGCTGAAATATCACTGTTAATACTAAAATTTGTAGCATTTATTATCCCAATCCCTTCCACATCTCCTTCTGCCTGATTTAGAACAGCATCACCGGATATTGCGTAGCTAGAAATGATCAAAGATAGAAGTCTAAGTAAACTTAGTTGATGATTTACTGAAGTATGGCTAACTTGTAGAAAAGATGTAATCGCATTTGAGACCAACCCCACACAATTAGATGAAGCTGTAGTACTTTTTGCAAAGTCCACAACAGTCGAATAAACAGAAGCTTCGGTCACTAAATCACAGTTATCCAACGAGTCCAACAAGCAGAACAAAATTTCCGCTGAATCCATACctataaatcaaatttgcCTT from Cryptosporidium parvum Iowa II chromosome 8, whole genome shotgun sequence encodes the following:
- a CDS encoding hypothetical protein (large protein with ortholog in plasmodium) translates to MDSAEILFCLLDSLDNCDLVTEASVYSTVVDFAKSTTASSNCVGLVSNAITSFLQVSHTSVNHQLSLLRLLSLIISSYAISGDAVLNQAEGDVEGIGIINATNFSINSDISAEDIEFFEGLTRFVLNEYIFLKNNDPRRVALLQVIVSLVFLIPDKLIEILLIVAEESRTNCSSGGVSSALVAISAISKIFPELVCRKGHDIIVELLSLLHKAASGDSGSKNTSVNFISKVELVRCLADVADALRSSSIERAALAGLIGTAFDALLNDWVPAIQKDKEAFFLSFPTLETLGHLAQVIDDEQLKQHAPKLLSVYLQILNSLLSKKSKYFPTFVGVFSEPLKENNKCEDLLQNNIYTVRWRQYHAVAASALTPLLNSKSETIAVSLHYSILSGFKLFLDRCHCIFSSVFQDQDTISSLLNVLTQYCAIFHRLYAPAILPGHTAYTDTSNEGVVIEKELFESKNGLKYFCWDIQAVREIITAHYELILCWKSLIKQDNTRETVIRFLFENIDIKSANRLSTMFILSNVIEDIPFEKVSRIGESEITVAENSNSPFGCLMFRLARTTLEQGLDYSIAFILCRIICELSQHGFLHIGATSECSIVEDLGKGSSKTEQGANESEEQEGIHLTNKGGNKDIWISPSPSSAEMLTYFLRLLAVPEQKAKNEHLRHLQRQKADYLKTIQGCEGTKIPVIYPPSLWDLRCNAQLILSEELTALVPDLLWPLLIDAVNHLKLGSAMPTVCESLSKSCQNLYRKTTPEVFIRAFKFQSTKYLTVSDPFKIFIWLCMYAHDPHIYNGVLAYWSLQCLQWISPMVVSTPSCIWACIPSQRLQSLIEIADTIISPAKVKDSQNCVSAQTFSNSLHEASEISNLSSKIDIDCWFPLVDECISYIFSGISGGGVSSSPLNQVERQDLLTKKTDSSTGEAEKEHKAGIKSSDIVNDTLTNLLLALFSACKDIRSDKLQKSSETPTELQRAGMYSLLGLLLREISSHESSDSEKPEETNLNFLRETLISNILDGLLTPDIINSNESNVTNVAAASGGSLAGSQGRSGGELSKDLLSSNEIQIFKDLSKRFSDLQHFFHAIGINSTILQRSCGRGIGYASSHQNHFVHISEYLLDLIRSDAANKRSGAFSFFGKSLAVVQAEQLRSTLILSLGHSIGEVPILLFNSATETVRKILQVLETAVKEEKELQLQCSALKAIQVAFQALSSSESNQELTLSSRINSVLSRFHSGEGNTKLKKGIYGLDCGDISLELFSSFRDRIFPYLLTIIVFSASIELPPAPLNSMLLLKAASGMPYSTSSSISSQRIHTDPSGSYIRSMVKYRDISIGSFESLEYSHEDLGTINTINDFDTPCGEIPSSEKLGRGSNQYSESEDAKFGPFNLTLSVLSVLSENPHMISDSGNVNFSDVFCSSLDMSPNLGSSTISANPALKNVISNLSYMKNKNSLGINSRNGSFGDSCSSIEISPGGAKIGLARYHYNGIQNGNSLSKSSHDGNKRLSDTFKQTNSFSGSGSTEISGLTSVDSKINSNISSSTQQPSGISNTFPNSLGTSGQTKNLSNINLNTSNNTATGSANIGPANTMNSGNNSNVNTTSGNTTGNNTTTGTSGGLISSSGNLSNSNNNSATGNTNSQANSVVFNKLLLDALDASISLISFPSPLLPQHIPLVLSSCLTILVTVSSRIQFRCLTREDFSIFYKRNIDTFNLPTPSLNIIDGGYRLEEMMNIIEDSSVPSSSSEVSVFKILESLDRLYLSIYKSHMPSWAGLTHLLEGLLGLAATSTSSVLRCICIHVVYCLLCEAPLVEIFQQSQIIQKPENDSVLFNNKNSEGVPPKGTWVSWMHCIALVLGRTCDSCLYVRLIAFECIKECMKRCIWTQKIDLSQIMVIDFGADDSLKYSNNRMSWASFSNNLEVESENDQKRINGEPTGDQQKILSDIQSLILPPTYLDLLYNLASCIPAYCLRPLCQHILPSFHDADKITARSSVETVRVLFSINKNILESESFACKIVSSLFEEISSIKDSELQHFVYLLIRNVVSFKFQAAISEIFRKCIQPQKYINHIVANDSLSGDFIGDALTNNSGGLSSEWTTVEIPLENGKSNTNTLEGSANSAMVRGLKNMINVICIVDPIYSKAISYIGKDKSLLLESFRYLTDVLNNTEQKYLDIIEMNEKLCIKILSSSNINISSTNSSTQAPLNTAMSPTHNSVTNLIGTGIVVSGTFSMGIAASAGGVASAGSFSLANKSLLFPFSIFSILSSEHINVRSSTLALDILLQTNDSAIKILAKRHFPELISTILLRCCSTLGYINMGALESSNALRSLFLALNDSDAILTFFDANQLKLSLIKPNEFDYAIGKLLCYLFIHNPDITTSMISFIKPFLKRVNSIYSMSALILLAPTPLGIYYKDFMKYTKPYEKATEESNSEIHVSSDENNPDNIYNLDFLDCILNIIKTSNNPYSKKSGFIFFQWYFWYCLESRRYPSKDFLLKFVNICFTNVIGSSLFRRETNKTARGNLNLRGFRLKEKNYQELNESREEFNGSRDFDTFEEYKSRNGTDDEDNADFRNRIKLGVSEHEKENSDESINKDTDENDSMSNSFTDLSGGESSNEIDPEEFGRRKSSLDKFDLTETPITTRNRLVFADYLKECLVCLRYLVCLISKISIGFSLQFIPDHPTIYLKYVQEERVPTGTEEGDSFYIEFIELLFLSQGESYDGQVQVESFQTAVFESEELSKALTCKNKIPEIFVDFITNSDMDMNITSQKMYLLLDILILIKQNWEKMKPSLGEIEQLRSSIKKLLIPLLVRLEGPTLELSRSVWRSVQLILSIILDEHEWSKVVNEIHRKMILDDLIVQNSSSLSLMGYQNSIGSPISTNLSPTSMNKVRISKSLSGINTEKLSSSDSLRRIDSRLQTDERPNADNIQVINVDSIALSYELFGDDMYQYILPSKYSKISKTIIKDGVSTIMDIFHNGITDSNLSSEANPSNKFIQIKYSGECEVLNDYLLPILNPVETNSYQQFLNCIVPFIIYSEILRDGSLKLKPEYQRSDQNFRRGSGKNMIVSVSDRHDRSEKDFTGFGTKLSKLTLKELGRKIDDCHMYLNKCRYYFPKEVWEITETAFSTIPKELDRIRKEAETQHLLFNRNIFGEMVNDYFDSNVGIGVLGQKSFLNKDIETSDLNSSPYSDSQSNHFSFSNYSPNSGMISIPTFAKTALSRFNTLWNNNKALGAIKDDFDGPRKVAKATDLAIEPELSKETTDIKNCSNKKKLGHNLSSSNSLNTIEELESRKVDTSGHERMDMNSSNEFFLEDASKNTNKDLNSPVSLSFIPKDDRLPESLEQQINIKKMELISEYIKYPSIFKSLEKYKEDNEEINAEIEGISAILASTFIKYISTELFQHLYTSEVFMLMACKEISKVDAISGTNSNLDSDFHLEEHLSGEQLSNCLDNEELMATIDKLLSLESLVAAICKQISTFVAQSQSPSRHRFAKALANLVYISFKP